A single Acidaminococcus sp. DNA region contains:
- the raiA gene encoding ribosome-associated translation inhibitor RaiA produces the protein MAVKVRGKNIEVTPALKDYVEKRIVAITKQFKTVGEITAVMRVEHNKHIVEITVPAKGIVLRAQEATDNMYASIDNCVEKIERQVHKYKTRLMKRKYNNFQENVPEPPEVADEAVADAGDFKVVRNKTYVMRPMNVQEAIMQMNMLNHDFFIFFNDETEKMAVVYRRNDGDYGLINPELA, from the coding sequence ATGGCAGTAAAAGTTCGCGGAAAAAATATTGAAGTTACCCCCGCATTAAAAGACTATGTAGAAAAGAGAATTGTTGCCATCACAAAGCAGTTCAAGACCGTTGGTGAAATTACGGCTGTGATGCGCGTAGAACACAATAAACACATTGTCGAAATCACCGTTCCGGCAAAGGGCATCGTCCTGCGTGCTCAGGAAGCAACGGATAATATGTACGCTTCCATCGATAACTGCGTAGAAAAGATTGAAAGGCAGGTTCATAAATATAAAACTCGTTTGATGAAGAGAAAATACAACAACTTCCAGGAAAATGTCCCGGAACCGCCTGAAGTGGCTGATGAAGCCGTGGCAGATGCCGGCGATTTCAAGGTTGTCAGAAACAAGACGTATGTCATGAGACCGATGAACGTCCAGGAAGCCATTATGCAGATGAACATGCTGAACCACGATTTCTTCATCTTCTTCAACGATGAAACCGAAAAAATGGCTGTGGTTTACCGTCGTAATGACGGGGATTATGGCCTCATCAATCCGGAACTTGCATAA
- a CDS encoding basic amino acid ABC transporter substrate-binding protein, producing the protein MKKMSLVMCLFAALVMAVSGCGGSQQSSSSSSGKSEAKVLKVGTEPTFAPFEFQKKDSSEFDGFDMDLVRAIGKQMGRKVEIQNMGFDALIPALKSGNIDVAMSGMSITDERKKAVDMSDPYYTSGLTIVVRQDDNSIKSLNDLKGKTIAVQIGTTGAAKAGKVPNAVVKTFDTNSAVFLELNNKNADAVIIDAPVAAYYLNSEGKGKAKMVGEKMEAEDYGAAFAKGSKLTAEFNKALAELKKNGEYDKIYAKWFGAKK; encoded by the coding sequence ATGAAAAAGATGTCCTTAGTTATGTGTCTATTTGCAGCACTTGTGATGGCTGTATCCGGCTGCGGTGGTTCTCAGCAGTCCAGCAGCTCCAGCAGCGGAAAATCTGAAGCCAAGGTACTGAAAGTCGGGACGGAACCGACGTTTGCTCCTTTTGAATTCCAGAAGAAGGATTCTTCGGAGTTTGATGGGTTTGATATGGATCTTGTTCGTGCCATCGGCAAGCAGATGGGCAGAAAAGTAGAAATTCAGAACATGGGCTTTGATGCTTTGATTCCTGCGCTGAAATCCGGCAATATTGATGTGGCTATGTCCGGCATGAGCATTACGGATGAACGGAAAAAGGCTGTCGACATGTCCGATCCGTACTACACTTCCGGTCTTACCATCGTGGTGAGACAAGACGATAATTCCATCAAGAGCCTGAATGACCTTAAAGGCAAGACCATTGCCGTCCAGATCGGTACCACCGGTGCCGCTAAAGCCGGCAAAGTACCGAATGCGGTAGTCAAGACTTTTGATACGAACTCTGCTGTATTCCTTGAACTGAACAACAAGAACGCAGACGCTGTTATTATTGACGCTCCGGTTGCTGCTTATTACCTGAACTCCGAAGGCAAGGGCAAGGCTAAGATGGTCGGCGAAAAGATGGAAGCCGAAGATTACGGTGCCGCTTTTGCCAAGGGCAGCAAGCTGACAGCTGAATTCAACAAGGCTCTGGCTGAATTGAAGAAGAATGGTGAATATGACAAGATTTATGCAAAGTGGTTCGGCGCTAAGAAATAA
- a CDS encoding amino acid ABC transporter ATP-binding protein, translating into MIKITGLKKSYGSNEVLKGIDVSIAEEEVVVVIGPSGGGKSTFLRCINYLEVPTAGSIVFDGIPLNGQSNINEVRKEIGMVFQRFNLFPHMTVMENLILAPMKVRGIKKEEAVAKAEDYLKKVGLLNKADAYPDSLSGGQQQRVAIARALCMSPKAMLFDEPTSALDPEMIKEVLDVMKDLADGGMTMVVVTHEMGFAREVGDRVLFLDQGKILEQAKPDDFFTHPQHERAKEFLSKIL; encoded by the coding sequence ATGATTAAAATTACAGGGCTGAAGAAAAGCTACGGCAGCAACGAAGTCCTGAAGGGGATTGATGTAAGTATTGCCGAAGAAGAAGTGGTCGTTGTTATCGGTCCTTCCGGCGGCGGGAAGAGTACGTTCCTGCGCTGCATCAATTATCTGGAAGTCCCGACTGCGGGCTCCATTGTCTTTGACGGGATTCCTCTGAACGGGCAGAGCAACATCAACGAAGTCCGTAAGGAAATCGGCATGGTGTTCCAGCGCTTCAACCTGTTCCCGCACATGACGGTCATGGAGAACCTGATCCTGGCACCGATGAAGGTGCGCGGCATCAAAAAAGAGGAAGCTGTGGCAAAGGCAGAGGACTACTTGAAGAAAGTGGGTCTTTTGAATAAAGCCGATGCCTATCCGGATTCTTTGAGCGGCGGACAGCAGCAGCGTGTGGCGATTGCGCGGGCCCTCTGCATGAGCCCGAAGGCTATGCTTTTTGATGAGCCGACATCTGCCCTTGATCCTGAAATGATTAAGGAAGTGCTCGACGTTATGAAGGACCTGGCCGACGGCGGCATGACCATGGTGGTCGTTACCCACGAAATGGGATTTGCAAGAGAAGTGGGCGACCGTGTGCTGTTCCTTGATCAGGGAAAGATTCTGGAGCAGGCAAAGCCGGACGATTTCTTTACGCATCCTCAGCATGAACGCGCCAAGGAATTCCTTTCCAAGATTTTATAA
- a CDS encoding amino acid ABC transporter permease — protein MDFQIIKESLPLLIAGAGITIEITALSVGFGMAIGVIVSLIRLCRVKALRLLGDVYVHFLRGTPLLVQIFLVYFALPALIHHKVDAFFAAIFACSINSGAYVAEIFRGGIESIDKGQMEAGRSLGMSWWQTMRYIILPQAFKRIIPPLGNEFIAMLKDSSLVSVIGFEELTRRGQLIIARTYASFEIWLTVALIYLVMTFAVSRLVAMMERRYKKNEQ, from the coding sequence ATGGATTTTCAGATTATTAAAGAATCCCTGCCTCTATTGATCGCCGGGGCAGGCATTACCATTGAGATTACGGCTCTCAGTGTGGGCTTTGGTATGGCTATCGGCGTTATCGTATCGCTGATTCGTCTGTGCCGCGTAAAAGCGCTGAGGCTGCTCGGGGATGTGTACGTACATTTCTTAAGAGGTACGCCGCTTCTGGTTCAGATTTTCCTCGTGTACTTCGCACTTCCTGCACTCATCCATCATAAGGTGGATGCGTTCTTTGCAGCAATCTTTGCCTGCTCCATCAACAGTGGTGCTTATGTAGCCGAAATTTTCCGCGGCGGCATCGAATCCATTGATAAGGGGCAGATGGAAGCCGGCCGCAGCCTTGGTATGTCCTGGTGGCAGACGATGCGCTACATCATTCTGCCGCAGGCCTTTAAGCGGATTATCCCGCCTCTGGGCAACGAATTCATTGCCATGCTGAAGGATTCTTCCCTGGTATCTGTCATCGGTTTTGAAGAATTGACTCGCCGCGGGCAGCTCATCATCGCCCGTACGTACGCGTCCTTCGAAATCTGGCTGACCGTCGCCCTGATTTACCTTGTAATGACCTTTGCGGTTTCCCGCCTCGTGGCCATGATGGAAAGGCGGTATAAAAAGAATGAACAATGA